The following proteins are encoded in a genomic region of Kosakonia oryzae:
- the srlR gene encoding glucitol operon DNA-binding transcriptional repressor SrlR: MKPRQRQAAILEHLQKQGKCSVEELAAYFDTTGTTIRKDLVALEHSGAVIRTYGGVVLNKDEADPPIDHKTLINTVQKGLIAEKAVTYIHDGDSIILDAGSTVLQMVPLLSHFNNITVMTNSLHIVNALSELDNEQTILMPGGTFRKKSASFHGQLAENAFDHFSFDKLFMGTDGIDLNAGVTTFNEVFTVSKAMCNAAREVILMADSSKFGRKSPNVVCSLESVNKLITDAGIPADVRAALETKGVEVIIAGEDHE; the protein is encoded by the coding sequence ATGAAACCACGTCAGCGTCAGGCGGCTATTCTTGAGCATCTGCAAAAGCAGGGAAAGTGTTCTGTTGAAGAGCTGGCAGCATACTTCGACACCACAGGGACGACCATACGTAAGGATTTGGTCGCGCTGGAGCATTCCGGCGCGGTGATCCGCACCTATGGCGGCGTGGTGCTCAATAAAGACGAAGCCGATCCCCCTATCGATCACAAAACGCTGATCAACACCGTACAAAAGGGGCTGATTGCCGAAAAAGCGGTCACCTATATTCATGACGGCGACTCGATCATCCTCGACGCGGGCAGCACCGTTTTGCAGATGGTGCCGCTGCTCAGCCACTTCAATAACATCACGGTGATGACCAACAGCCTGCACATCGTCAACGCGTTATCGGAACTGGATAACGAGCAGACCATCCTGATGCCCGGCGGCACCTTCCGCAAAAAATCCGCCTCGTTTCACGGCCAACTGGCGGAAAACGCCTTTGACCATTTCAGCTTCGACAAGCTGTTTATGGGCACGGACGGCATCGATCTGAACGCGGGCGTCACCACCTTCAACGAAGTGTTCACCGTCAGCAAAGCGATGTGCAACGCCGCGCGGGAAGTGATTCTGATGGCCGACTCATCGAAGTTTGGCCGCAAAAGCCCGAACGTGGTGTGCAGTCTGGAAAGCGTCAATAAATTGATCACCGACGCCGGGATCCCGGCAGACGTTCGCGCCGCGCTGGAAACCAAAGGCGTCGAGGTGATCATTGCCGGAGAAGATCATGAGTGA
- the gutQ gene encoding arabinose-5-phosphate isomerase GutQ — translation MSESLINAGRQTLLLELQEASRLPERLGEAFVRAAETVLKCEGKVIVSGIGKSGHIGKKIAATFASTGTPAFFVHPAEALHGDLGMIESRDVMLFISYSGSAKELDLILPRLAEKSVALLAMTGKPRSPLALAADAVLDISVEREACPMHLAPTSSTVTTLMMGDALAMSVMQARGFDEEDFARSHPAGALGARLLNKVHHLMRKEEQIPQVQLTTSVMEAMLELSRTGLGLVAVCDAQRQVKGVFTDGDLRRWLVAGGALTTAVSEAMTRGGITLDANSRAVDAKERLMQRKIAAAPVVDDAGILVGAINLQDFYQAGIL, via the coding sequence ATGAGTGAGTCGTTAATTAATGCCGGGCGCCAGACCCTGCTACTGGAGCTTCAGGAAGCAAGCCGCCTGCCGGAGCGGCTCGGTGAGGCTTTCGTGCGTGCCGCCGAAACAGTGCTGAAGTGCGAAGGTAAAGTCATTGTTTCCGGCATCGGCAAATCGGGGCATATCGGCAAAAAGATCGCCGCCACCTTTGCCAGTACCGGCACTCCGGCCTTTTTCGTGCATCCGGCGGAAGCGCTGCACGGCGATCTGGGCATGATTGAAAGCCGCGATGTGATGCTGTTTATCTCCTACTCCGGTTCGGCAAAAGAGTTGGATCTGATCCTGCCGCGGCTGGCGGAGAAATCCGTCGCCCTGCTGGCGATGACCGGTAAACCGCGCTCGCCGTTGGCGCTCGCCGCCGACGCAGTACTGGATATCTCCGTTGAACGTGAAGCCTGCCCGATGCACCTTGCGCCGACCTCCAGTACCGTCACGACGCTGATGATGGGCGATGCGCTGGCGATGTCGGTGATGCAGGCGCGCGGCTTTGACGAAGAGGATTTTGCCCGCTCGCATCCGGCAGGCGCGCTCGGCGCGCGGCTGCTGAATAAAGTGCATCATCTGATGCGCAAAGAGGAGCAGATCCCGCAGGTGCAACTGACGACCAGCGTGATGGAGGCGATGCTGGAGCTAAGCCGCACCGGTTTAGGTCTGGTGGCCGTTTGCGATGCGCAGCGTCAGGTTAAAGGCGTCTTTACCGATGGCGATCTGCGCCGCTGGCTGGTGGCAGGCGGCGCGTTAACCACCGCCGTCAGCGAAGCGATGACGCGCGGCGGCATCACCCTGGACGCCAACAGCCGCGCAGTGGATGCCAAAGAGCGCCTGATGCAGCGTAAAATCGCCGCCGCGCCGGTGGTGGATGACGCGGGAATTCTGGTGGGTGCCATCAACCTGCAGGATTTCTATCAGGCCGGTATTCTTTAA
- the hydN gene encoding electron transport protein HydN produces the protein MNRFIMADAAKCIGCRTCEVACVVSHQENQDCAALTPESFLPRIHVVKGVNVSTATLCRQCEDAPCANVCPNGAISRDEGFVHVMQERCIGCKTCVVACPYGAMEVVVRPVIRHSGAGLNIRAEKAEANKCDLCHHSESGPACMQACPTKALVCVDRNLLEQMSAEKRRRAALDSAVSLVF, from the coding sequence ATGAACCGATTTATCATGGCGGACGCTGCAAAATGCATTGGCTGCCGCACCTGCGAGGTCGCCTGCGTGGTGTCTCATCAGGAAAACCAGGACTGCGCGGCGCTCACCCCTGAGAGCTTTTTACCGCGTATCCATGTCGTCAAAGGCGTCAACGTCTCGACAGCGACACTTTGTCGTCAGTGCGAAGACGCGCCGTGCGCCAACGTCTGCCCGAACGGTGCCATCAGCCGTGACGAAGGGTTTGTGCATGTGATGCAGGAACGCTGCATTGGCTGTAAAACCTGCGTCGTGGCCTGCCCGTACGGTGCGATGGAAGTGGTTGTGCGTCCGGTTATTCGCCATAGCGGCGCAGGGCTGAATATTCGCGCAGAAAAAGCCGAAGCCAACAAATGCGATTTGTGCCACCACAGTGAAAGCGGTCCCGCCTGTATGCAGGCATGTCCGACGAAAGCGCTGGTCTGTGTCGATCGCAATTTACTGGAACAGATGAGCGCGGAGAAACGTCGTCGCGCCGCGCTGGACAGCGCTGTTTCCCTGGTGTTCTAA
- the norV gene encoding anaerobic nitric oxide reductase flavorubredoxin gives MAIHVKNNIHWVGQRDWEVRDFHGTEYKTLKGSSYNSYLIREGKNVLIDTVDHKFSREFVQNLSAEIDLQRIDYIVINHAEEDHAGALTELMSHIPHTPIYCTANAIDSITGHHHHPEWNFNVVKTGDTLDIGNGKQLIFVETPMLHWPDSMMTYLTGDAVLFSNDAFGQHYCDERLFNDEVDQAELFEQCQRYYANILTPFSRLVTPKITEILGFNLPVDMIATSHGVVWRDNPTQIVELYLKWAADYQEDRITLFYDTMSNNTRMMADAIAQGINEVDPRVAVKIFNVARSDKNDILTNVFRSKGVLVGTSTMNNVMMPKIAGLVEEITGLRFRNKRASAFGSHGWSGGAVDRLSTRLQDAGFEMSVSLKAKWRPDIDALEVCRQHGRDIARQWALSPLPEAVKAASTTAQEACACAAAAAAELGPRMQCSVCQWIYDPVKGEPLQDVAPGTPWSEVPDNFLCPECSLGKEVFDELATEAK, from the coding sequence ATGGCTATTCATGTAAAAAACAACATTCACTGGGTTGGGCAACGTGACTGGGAAGTGCGCGATTTTCACGGTACTGAATACAAAACGCTGAAAGGCAGCAGCTACAACAGCTATTTGATCCGCGAAGGCAAAAACGTGCTGATCGATACCGTCGATCACAAATTCAGCCGCGAGTTTGTGCAGAACCTGAGCGCAGAGATCGATCTGCAACGCATCGACTACATCGTGATTAACCATGCCGAAGAAGATCACGCCGGTGCGCTGACCGAGTTGATGTCGCACATCCCGCATACGCCGATCTACTGCACGGCGAATGCGATCGACTCGATCACCGGTCATCATCATCACCCGGAGTGGAACTTTAACGTGGTGAAAACCGGCGACACGCTGGATATCGGCAACGGCAAACAGTTGATCTTCGTTGAAACGCCGATGCTGCACTGGCCGGACAGCATGATGACCTACCTGACCGGCGACGCCGTACTGTTCAGCAATGACGCTTTCGGCCAGCACTACTGCGACGAACGCCTGTTTAATGATGAAGTGGATCAGGCGGAGCTGTTCGAACAGTGCCAGCGCTATTACGCGAATATTCTGACGCCGTTCAGCCGCCTGGTGACGCCGAAAATCACCGAGATCCTCGGCTTTAACCTGCCGGTAGATATGATTGCTACCTCGCACGGCGTGGTGTGGCGCGATAACCCAACGCAAATTGTCGAGCTGTACCTGAAATGGGCGGCCGATTATCAGGAGGATCGCATCACCCTTTTCTACGACACCATGTCCAACAACACCCGTATGATGGCCGACGCCATTGCGCAGGGTATTAACGAAGTTGACCCGCGCGTGGCGGTGAAAATCTTTAACGTCGCCCGCAGCGATAAAAACGACATCCTGACCAATGTGTTCCGCTCGAAAGGCGTGCTGGTTGGCACCTCGACCATGAATAACGTGATGATGCCGAAAATTGCCGGGCTGGTCGAAGAGATCACCGGCCTGCGTTTTCGCAACAAACGCGCCAGCGCGTTTGGCTCCCACGGCTGGAGCGGCGGCGCGGTAGACCGTCTCTCCACCCGCTTACAGGATGCCGGGTTTGAAATGTCCGTCAGCCTGAAAGCTAAATGGCGGCCGGATATCGACGCGCTGGAAGTGTGCCGCCAGCACGGGCGCGATATCGCTCGCCAGTGGGCACTCTCTCCTTTGCCGGAAGCGGTAAAAGCGGCCTCCACAACAGCTCAGGAAGCCTGCGCCTGTGCCGCAGCCGCCGCTGCGGAACTCGGCCCGCGCATGCAGTGCAGCGTCTGCCAGTGGATCTATGATCCCGTAAAAGGCGAGCCGCTGCAGGATGTTGCGCCAGGTACGCCGTGGAGTGAGGTTCCGGACAATTTCCTCTGCCCGGAATGTTCCTTAGGCAAAGAGGTGTTTGACGAACTGGCAACGGAGGCAAAATGA
- the norR gene encoding nitric oxide reductase transcriptional regulator NorR: MSFSLNVLAGIAIELQSGIGHADRFQRLITTLRQVLACDASALLRYEARQFIPLAIDGLAQDVLGRRFTLEGHPRLEAIARAGDVVRFPADSGLPDPYDGLIPGQESLKVHACVGLPLFAGQNLIGALTLDGMSPDQFDTFSDEELRLIAALAAGALNNALLIEQLESQNILPGAPAAFEPVARSEMIGLSPGMVALKKEIDIVAASDLNVLISGETGTGKELVAKAIHEGSARAASPLVYLNCAALPESVAESELFGHVKGAFTGAISNRSGKFEMADNGTLFLDEIGELSLSLQAKLLRVLQYGDLQRVGDDRSLRVDVRVLAATNRDLREEVLAGRFRADLYHRLSVFPLSVPPLRERGDDVVLLAGYFCEQCRLRLGLGRVALSPGARAHLLSYGWPGNVRELEHAIHRAVILARGTRNSDDVVLEARHFALSDEQTPVVQTASALPAGQNLRDATEDFQRALITRTLEECGRNWAACARALELDVANLHRLAKRLGLKR, translated from the coding sequence ATGAGTTTTTCACTGAATGTGCTGGCGGGAATCGCCATTGAATTGCAGAGCGGTATCGGCCATGCGGATCGCTTCCAGCGGCTGATTACCACGCTGCGCCAGGTGCTGGCCTGCGATGCCTCTGCGCTGCTGCGCTACGAGGCGCGGCAGTTTATTCCGCTGGCCATCGACGGGCTGGCGCAGGACGTGCTCGGCAGGCGTTTTACGCTGGAAGGGCACCCAAGGCTGGAAGCGATTGCCCGCGCGGGGGATGTGGTGCGTTTTCCGGCCGACAGCGGTTTGCCCGATCCTTATGATGGGCTGATCCCCGGCCAGGAGAGCCTGAAAGTGCACGCTTGCGTCGGGCTGCCGCTGTTTGCCGGGCAGAACCTGATTGGCGCGCTGACGCTGGATGGTATGTCTCCGGATCAGTTCGACACCTTCAGCGACGAAGAGCTGCGGCTGATTGCGGCGCTGGCGGCAGGAGCGTTGAACAATGCGCTGCTGATTGAGCAGCTGGAGAGCCAGAATATACTGCCCGGCGCGCCCGCTGCGTTTGAGCCGGTGGCGCGCAGCGAAATGATTGGGCTATCGCCGGGCATGGTGGCGCTGAAAAAAGAGATCGATATTGTTGCCGCGTCCGATCTTAACGTGCTGATCAGCGGCGAAACCGGCACCGGGAAAGAGCTGGTGGCTAAGGCGATTCATGAAGGTTCCGCGCGGGCAGCCAGCCCGCTGGTTTATCTCAACTGTGCAGCGCTGCCGGAAAGTGTGGCCGAGAGTGAACTGTTCGGCCACGTGAAAGGGGCTTTTACCGGAGCCATCAGCAATCGCAGCGGCAAGTTTGAGATGGCAGATAATGGCACGCTGTTTCTTGATGAGATCGGTGAATTGTCCCTCTCATTGCAGGCCAAGCTGCTGCGGGTCTTGCAGTATGGCGATCTGCAACGTGTCGGCGACGATCGCAGCCTGCGCGTGGATGTGCGCGTGCTGGCGGCGACGAACCGCGATCTGCGAGAAGAGGTGCTGGCTGGCCGTTTTCGCGCCGATCTCTATCATCGTCTTAGCGTGTTTCCGTTGTCGGTACCGCCGCTGCGTGAACGGGGCGACGATGTGGTGCTGCTGGCGGGTTACTTCTGCGAGCAGTGCCGTCTGCGTCTGGGGCTTGGCCGGGTGGCGCTCAGCCCCGGCGCGCGTGCGCATTTACTCAGCTACGGCTGGCCGGGCAATGTGCGCGAGCTGGAACATGCCATTCACCGCGCGGTGATTCTGGCGCGCGGGACGCGCAACAGCGACGATGTGGTACTGGAGGCGCGACATTTTGCCCTCAGCGATGAACAGACGCCGGTGGTACAAACCGCTTCGGCGTTACCGGCGGGACAAAATCTGCGTGATGCCACCGAGGATTTCCAGCGGGCGCTGATTACCAGAACACTGGAAGAGTGTGGGAGAAACTGGGCGGCCTGCGCCCGGGCGCTGGAACTGGACGTCGCCAACCTGCACCGGCTGGCGAAACGTCTGGGACTGAAGCGTTAA
- the hypF gene encoding carbamoyltransferase HypF codes for MTTSNGVCLRVYGKVQGVGFRPFVWQLAQQHRCKGDVCNDAQGVEVRLLGDAGDFVTLLQQHCPPLARIDRVVSAPFHWPSPPQDFTIRQSAGGAMNTQIVPDAATCPACLAEMNDPRERRYRYPFINCTHCGPRFTIINAMPYDRPYTVMAAFPLCAACEAEYRNPYDRRFHAQPVACPQCGPQLEWRSDVWQTTGEAALQAAISLLKSGGVVAVKGVGGFHLACDAHNQAAVQHLRACKRRPAKPLAVMLPDAVGLPADAQRLLATPAAPIVLVAKSTVDGLCDAVAPGLDEVGVMLPSNPLQHLLAQGLQRPLVMTSGNLSGKPPALTNEQALVDLAGIAGGFLLHNRDIVQRMDDSVLRANGEMLRRSRGYVPDALSLPEGFTAIPPLLCLGADMKNTFCLLRGEAAVPGQHFGDLTDEGVETQWRNALRLMQTIYDFTPQQLVIDAHPGYRTSQWAHRSGLPLQTVLHHHAHAAACLGEHGWPLDGGDVIALTLDGIGMGEGGALWGGECLRVNYRECEHLGGLPAVALPGGDLAARQPWRNLLAQMLAFVPDWQHYPETAVLRQQNWPLLARAIERGINTPLASSCGRLFDAVACALGCAPQQLSYEGEAACRLEALAASVSAVDHPVTLPLRGNQLDLATFWRQWLGWQASPAQRAWAFHDALAQGLASLAREQAERRGIQTLVFSGGVLHNRLLKARLQAWLSDFTLLFPHQLPAGDGGIAFGQGLVAAARTIAPAL; via the coding sequence ATGACAACCAGCAACGGTGTTTGCTTACGCGTATACGGTAAAGTTCAGGGGGTAGGTTTTCGCCCCTTTGTCTGGCAACTGGCGCAGCAGCACCGTTGCAAAGGTGATGTCTGTAATGATGCACAGGGTGTCGAAGTTCGCCTGCTCGGCGATGCCGGTGATTTCGTCACCCTGTTGCAGCAACATTGCCCGCCACTGGCGCGCATCGATCGCGTTGTCAGCGCTCCGTTCCACTGGCCATCGCCACCACAAGATTTCACCATCCGCCAGAGCGCGGGTGGTGCCATGAATACGCAAATTGTTCCCGATGCGGCGACATGCCCCGCCTGCCTTGCGGAGATGAACGATCCCCGCGAGCGCCGCTACCGTTACCCGTTTATCAACTGCACCCATTGCGGGCCGCGCTTTACCATTATCAACGCCATGCCTTATGACCGGCCTTATACGGTGATGGCGGCGTTCCCGCTCTGCGCGGCCTGCGAAGCGGAGTATCGCAACCCCTACGATCGCCGTTTCCACGCGCAGCCCGTCGCCTGCCCGCAGTGCGGCCCGCAGCTTGAGTGGCGCAGCGATGTCTGGCAAACCACTGGCGAAGCAGCATTACAGGCCGCGATTTCACTTCTGAAAAGCGGCGGCGTGGTGGCTGTCAAAGGCGTGGGCGGTTTTCACCTCGCCTGCGATGCGCATAACCAGGCGGCGGTGCAGCATCTGCGCGCCTGTAAACGCCGCCCGGCGAAACCGCTGGCGGTGATGTTGCCGGATGCGGTTGGGTTACCCGCCGATGCGCAGCGTTTACTCGCCACGCCAGCCGCACCGATTGTGCTGGTAGCGAAATCCACCGTTGACGGTTTATGCGACGCCGTGGCGCCGGGCCTGGATGAAGTGGGCGTTATGTTACCGTCCAATCCGTTGCAGCATCTGCTGGCGCAGGGGTTGCAGCGCCCGCTGGTGATGACCTCCGGCAACCTCAGCGGCAAACCGCCCGCCCTCACGAATGAACAGGCGCTGGTCGATCTGGCGGGAATTGCCGGTGGTTTTTTACTGCACAATCGCGACATTGTGCAACGTATGGATGACTCCGTGCTGCGGGCAAATGGCGAGATGCTGCGCCGTTCGCGCGGCTACGTGCCGGATGCGCTGAGCCTGCCGGAAGGGTTCACCGCCATACCGCCGCTGCTGTGTCTTGGCGCGGATATGAAAAACACTTTTTGCCTGCTGCGCGGTGAAGCCGCGGTGCCGGGTCAGCACTTTGGCGATCTCACTGATGAAGGTGTGGAAACGCAGTGGCGCAATGCGCTGCGCCTGATGCAGACGATTTACGATTTCACTCCGCAGCAACTGGTCATCGATGCGCATCCCGGTTATCGCACCAGCCAGTGGGCTCATCGCAGCGGATTGCCACTGCAAACGGTGCTGCATCACCATGCGCATGCCGCAGCATGTCTCGGCGAACATGGCTGGCCGCTTGACGGCGGTGATGTGATTGCGCTGACGCTGGATGGGATTGGCATGGGTGAGGGCGGCGCACTGTGGGGCGGCGAATGTTTACGCGTCAATTATCGCGAATGCGAGCACCTTGGCGGCTTACCGGCGGTGGCGTTACCGGGCGGCGATCTGGCTGCGCGGCAGCCGTGGCGCAACCTGCTGGCGCAGATGCTGGCGTTTGTGCCTGATTGGCAACATTACCCGGAAACCGCCGTGCTTCGGCAGCAAAACTGGCCGTTGCTGGCACGCGCCATTGAGCGCGGCATCAACACGCCGCTGGCTTCTTCTTGCGGACGTTTATTTGATGCGGTGGCCTGCGCGCTGGGCTGTGCACCGCAGCAACTGAGTTATGAAGGCGAAGCCGCCTGCCGGCTTGAAGCGCTGGCAGCGTCCGTCTCTGCGGTTGATCATCCCGTCACGCTGCCGCTACGCGGAAACCAGCTTGATCTCGCCACCTTCTGGCGGCAGTGGCTGGGCTGGCAGGCATCACCCGCGCAGCGTGCGTGGGCGTTTCACGACGCGCTGGCGCAAGGGCTGGCAAGCCTTGCCCGCGAACAGGCCGAGCGACGCGGTATTCAGACGCTGGTATTCAGCGGTGGCGTACTGCATAACCGCCTGCTGAAGGCGCGCCTGCAAGCCTGGCTTTCTGATTTCACCTTGCTGTTCCCGCACCAGCTCCCGGCCGGCGATGGCGGAATTGCCTTCGGCCAGGGGCTGGTTGCCGCTGCGCGGACTATAGCGCCAGCGCTTTAA
- the norW gene encoding NADH:flavorubredoxin reductase NorW: MSAGIVIIGSGFAARSLVKNIRKLDGTVPLTLIAADSIDEYNKPDLSHVISKAQSADDLLRQPAGEFAEQFNLRLFPHTVITAIDAEAQVVKSVDKQWQYDKLVLATGAKAFVPPLPGREHMLTLNSLQEYRACENRLRDAASVLIVGAGLIGCELAMDFRRTGKTVTLLDNAASILPSLMPPEVSSRLQHSLTSLGVRLLLTSRLQHLTASANGICAQLDDERCVEADVVIAATGLSPEVSLAQAAGVETRRGIVVNAALQTSNPQIYALGDCAEINGKVLPFLQPAQLSAITLAKNLLGNNAQLVLPAMLVKVKTPLMPLHLAGETARRDLNWQITTHPQGMVAKGLDADEKLRAFVVSEERMKEAFALLKALAL; the protein is encoded by the coding sequence ATGAGCGCCGGTATTGTGATTATCGGATCGGGCTTCGCCGCCCGGTCGCTGGTGAAAAACATCCGAAAACTCGACGGCACCGTACCGCTGACATTGATTGCCGCCGACAGCATCGATGAGTACAACAAACCGGATCTCAGCCATGTCATCAGCAAAGCGCAAAGTGCCGATGATTTGCTGCGCCAACCGGCGGGGGAATTTGCCGAGCAATTTAACCTGCGGCTGTTCCCGCACACGGTTATCACCGCCATTGATGCTGAAGCGCAGGTGGTGAAAAGCGTCGATAAACAGTGGCAGTACGACAAACTGGTGCTGGCGACGGGGGCAAAAGCCTTCGTTCCGCCACTGCCGGGGCGCGAGCACATGCTGACGCTCAACAGCCTGCAAGAGTATCGCGCCTGTGAAAACAGGCTGCGCGATGCCGCCAGCGTGCTGATTGTCGGTGCCGGGTTGATTGGCTGCGAGCTGGCAATGGATTTTCGCCGTACCGGGAAAACCGTCACGCTGCTGGATAACGCCGCCAGTATTCTGCCTTCGCTGATGCCGCCGGAAGTCAGTAGCCGCCTGCAACATAGCCTGACGTCGCTGGGTGTTCGCCTGCTGCTCACCTCCCGTTTGCAACACCTGACGGCGAGCGCGAATGGCATTTGTGCGCAGCTTGATGACGAACGCTGCGTAGAGGCGGATGTGGTGATTGCCGCCACGGGCCTGTCGCCGGAAGTGTCGCTGGCACAAGCCGCCGGGGTGGAAACCCGCCGTGGCATTGTGGTTAATGCGGCGCTGCAAACCAGCAACCCACAGATCTATGCGCTCGGCGACTGCGCCGAGATCAACGGCAAGGTGCTGCCTTTCCTGCAACCCGCCCAGCTCAGCGCCATTACGCTTGCGAAAAACCTGCTCGGCAACAACGCGCAACTGGTGCTGCCTGCCATGCTGGTGAAGGTAAAAACGCCGCTGATGCCGCTGCATCTGGCCGGAGAAACCGCCCGCCGCGATCTGAACTGGCAGATTACAACCCATCCCCAGGGGATGGTGGCGAAAGGGCTTGATGCCGATGAAAAACTGCGCGCTTTCGTGGTCAGCGAAGAGCGCATGAAGGAGGCTTTCGCGCTGCTTAAAGCGCTGGCGCTATAG
- the fdhF gene encoding formate dehydrogenase subunit alpha produces the protein MKKITSVCPYCGAGCKLKLVVDDGKIIRAEAADGHTNQNELCLKGYYGWDFLNDTKLLTPRLTQPMIRYEKGGKFTPVSWDEAIRYTAKRLSEIKAKYGPRAIMTTGSSRGTGNETNYVMQKFARGVLNTNNVDCCARVCHGPSVAGLQETLGNGAMSNSIGDIENSSCLLVFGYNCADSHPIVARRVIKAKQKGAKIIVCDPRRIETARIADQHLQLKNGCNMALVNAFGYVLLEEELYDKDYVASFTTGLDAYRETVKDYAPEAVEHLTGVPAKQVRQAMRTYAAAPSATIMWGMGVTQFGQAVDVVKGLSSLALLTGNLGRENVGVGPVRGQNNVQGACDMGVIPNQFPGYQDVVNPEVRAKFAKAWGIDPAVMDDKVGVRITEVPHLALEGKVKAYYIMGEDPLQTEADLGLVRKGFEALDFVVVQDIFMTKTAEQADVLLPATSWGEHGGVFTCADRGFQRFEKAIEPKYNVKRDWEIISLIATEMGYPMHYDNNQQIWDELRELCPLFYGVTYEKMGDMGHVQWPCPTLDHPGTPYLYQNNKFDTPDGKGHLFAAPWRAPAERPDAEFPLVLCTVREVGHYSCRSMTGNCAALQTLADEPGFVQINPADAEALGIKDRQLVWVESRRGKVITRADVNERVNNGSVYMTYQWWIGACNELTQDNLDPISKTPETKYCAVRVSAINDQRWAEEYTQSSYQQMKNRLLNAAMQ, from the coding sequence ATGAAAAAAATCACAAGTGTATGCCCATACTGCGGCGCGGGCTGCAAACTGAAACTGGTTGTTGATGATGGAAAAATCATCCGCGCAGAAGCGGCCGACGGCCACACCAACCAGAATGAACTCTGCCTGAAAGGCTACTACGGCTGGGATTTCCTTAACGACACCAAACTGCTGACACCGCGTCTTACGCAGCCGATGATCCGTTACGAAAAAGGCGGCAAATTCACCCCCGTCAGTTGGGATGAAGCGATCCGTTATACCGCGAAACGCCTCAGCGAAATCAAAGCCAAATATGGCCCGCGCGCCATTATGACCACCGGTTCATCACGCGGTACGGGCAATGAAACCAACTATGTGATGCAGAAATTTGCCCGTGGCGTGCTTAACACCAATAACGTCGACTGTTGCGCCCGCGTCTGCCACGGCCCGTCGGTGGCCGGTTTGCAGGAAACCCTTGGCAACGGTGCGATGAGTAACTCTATCGGCGATATCGAAAACTCCAGTTGCCTGCTGGTATTTGGTTATAACTGCGCCGATTCGCACCCGATCGTCGCGCGCCGGGTGATCAAAGCCAAACAGAAAGGGGCCAAAATCATTGTTTGCGATCCGCGGCGCATTGAGACCGCGCGTATTGCCGATCAGCATCTGCAACTCAAAAACGGTTGCAATATGGCGCTGGTCAACGCTTTCGGCTATGTGCTGCTGGAAGAGGAGCTGTACGACAAAGATTATGTCGCCAGCTTTACTACCGGGCTGGATGCCTATCGTGAAACGGTTAAAGACTATGCGCCGGAAGCGGTGGAGCATCTGACCGGCGTGCCGGCGAAACAGGTTCGCCAGGCGATGCGCACCTACGCAGCAGCGCCATCCGCCACCATTATGTGGGGCATGGGCGTGACGCAGTTCGGCCAGGCAGTGGATGTGGTGAAAGGGCTCTCCAGCCTGGCGCTGCTGACCGGGAATCTTGGGCGTGAAAATGTCGGCGTTGGCCCGGTGCGCGGCCAGAACAACGTGCAGGGCGCGTGCGATATGGGCGTAATCCCCAACCAGTTCCCGGGTTATCAGGATGTGGTGAACCCGGAGGTGCGGGCAAAATTTGCCAAAGCCTGGGGCATCGATCCGGCAGTGATGGATGACAAAGTCGGCGTACGCATTACCGAAGTGCCGCATCTGGCGCTGGAAGGCAAGGTGAAAGCCTATTACATCATGGGCGAAGATCCGTTGCAGACTGAAGCGGATCTGGGGCTGGTGCGTAAAGGCTTCGAAGCGCTCGATTTTGTGGTGGTGCAGGATATCTTTATGACCAAAACCGCCGAACAAGCCGATGTGCTGCTGCCCGCCACGTCCTGGGGCGAGCACGGCGGTGTCTTTACCTGTGCCGATCGCGGCTTCCAGCGTTTCGAAAAAGCCATCGAACCGAAGTACAACGTCAAACGTGACTGGGAGATCATCAGCCTGATCGCCACCGAGATGGGCTACCCGATGCACTATGACAACAATCAGCAGATCTGGGACGAACTGCGCGAGTTGTGCCCGCTGTTCTACGGCGTCACCTACGAGAAAATGGGCGACATGGGACACGTTCAGTGGCCGTGCCCGACCCTCGATCATCCGGGCACGCCGTACCTGTATCAGAACAACAAGTTTGATACCCCGGACGGCAAAGGCCATCTTTTTGCCGCGCCGTGGCGCGCGCCCGCAGAGCGCCCGGATGCTGAATTCCCGCTGGTGCTCTGTACCGTGCGTGAGGTGGGCCACTACTCTTGCCGTTCGATGACCGGCAACTGTGCCGCGTTGCAAACCCTTGCCGATGAACCGGGCTTTGTGCAGATCAACCCGGCCGACGCCGAAGCGCTGGGTATAAAAGACCGTCAACTGGTGTGGGTGGAATCACGCCGTGGCAAGGTGATCACCCGCGCGGATGTCAACGAACGCGTCAACAACGGCAGCGTTTATATGACGTACCAGTGGTGGATTGGCGCCTGTAACGAACTGACGCAGGATAATCTGGATCCGATTTCCAAAACGCCGGAAACTAAATACTGCGCCGTTCGGGTGAGTGCGATCAACGATCAGCGCTGGGCCGAGGAGTACACTCAGAGCTCTTATCAACAGATGAAGAATCGCTTGCTTAACGCGGCGATGCAATGA